Genomic window (Mycoplasma sp. NEAQ87857):
GACCTATGTTTTGTTGCGGACAGAGGTTACTATAGTGCTGAAAACCTAAGTTTTATAGATAAAAAAGGTTATAAATTCGTATGTATGGCTAAAACTTACATCAAAACTATCAAAGAACTTATTAACAAATTTAAGAAAGATGTTTATTTAAACACAGCTAACTATATTGAAGATTTTGATGTTTATGGAATTAAATCTAAGGAATTTGTTTACAAAGCAATTAATAAAAAATACAATACTTTTATTTTTTATAGTGCTGCAAAATCAGAAAGAGAAATTAATTATTTTAAAAACGTTGCAAAGGTGTTAAAGAAACAGTTTTCAAACGTTAAAAAAGTTAATGAACAAATGCTTTTAGAAACTAAAAATTATTTAACTATTGAATTTGATGAAACAACAAAACGTATTACAAATATCGGAATAAATAAAGAAAAATTACAAGAAGTGATTGATCAATCTGGTTATTTTGTAATTGTTTCTAATGAAAATTTAACACCTGAAGAAGTGTTAAAAATTTATAAAAGAAGAGACAATATCGAAAAAACATTTAAGGTTTTAAAGTCACAATGTGACCTTTACAAAACCTATTCAACTAACTCAAGTATCTTTAGCTCAAAGATGTTAATTGGATTTATTTCGACAATAATTTCATCTTCAATTTATCACAAAACCGAAGAATTAAGAAGTATGGATTCCAACGTAACTTTACCAACAATTTTAGGTGAACTAATTAAATATATTGTGGTAAACGAAGACGGAAAAATTAAAAGAAAATACAGATTAACAAGCAAACAAAAACGAATTTATGAATGCTTTGATATTGATGAAAATTACGTACTAAAATTAATAAAAAAACTAAACGATCAATAGCCTTTAAATGGTGTTTCAAAGGTCTAAAAAATCGTTTAGTCGTTATAAATTGTTAAAAGTTTAAGTTATTACTTAAGCAATAAAAAATACCTAATTTACAAATTAGGTATTTTAATATTATTTATCTTTATTATTAAAAAATGTAAGAATTTTAGCACAATCTAATTCATTAGTACTATTTAAAATTAAATCAGCTTTAGAATAATCTTCATTATTTCCATTAGTAATAGCTACTGAATGCATATTAGCATCAACAATTCCATCAATTCCTGCAGTTGCATCCTCAAAACCAACACATTCATTAGTTGATAATCCTAATCCTTGAGCTGCAAGGATAAAAATATCAGGTGCAGGTTTTCCGTTTTTAACATCTCCAGGATAAACAATATAATCAAAAGCGTCTTTTAATCCTAATTTTTCTAAGATTAAAGGAGCATTATAACTACTTGAAGCAATTGCTAATTTAATTCCTTTAGCTTTAGCATCTTCTAAAAATTTAGCTATATTAGGTAAAATTGAGTCTTTATTAATTTTTTGTTCTAATAATTGTTTATATAAAACATTTTTAGCATCACATAGTTCAATTAATTTTTCTTCTTGAACTTTTAATGATGGATTTTTTAAGTTAATGATTGCTTTTAAAGTGTCTAATCTAGGTAAACCTCTAAGTTTTTCATTTTCCTCAAATGAATAATCAATCCCTAGCTCTTTAACTTTAGCTTGTCATGCTTCAAAGTGTAAAATAGCAGTATCAGTAATTACACCATCTAAATCAAATACAAATCCTTTAATCATTTTTTACTCCAAATTTCTTAGGAAACTCACCTACAGTTTCTTTTTTATCTAAAATGTAGATTTCTTTTTCAGTTCCTTTGATTAATTTAATACTAAATGTTTCAGGTTCTACCACAACTTCAAATTTTGAACCTTGATATAAGAAATGATAAGTTAATTTAGTTCAATTTTCTGGAAGTTTTGGATTTAAATATAACTTATCATCATGTCAATCTAATCCACCAAATCCAAATACAATCATTTGATAAATAGCAGCTAAACTTC
Coding sequences:
- a CDS encoding IS1634 family transposase; translated protein: MAKYTSVDLPPRTRILTNKNNQKYVYFSISSEYQKGKKYSLDKRVLIGKLDPKDPKKLIPNDRYFEIFPNKEKIDECENQQFNFSQNFGHYALFEKIIEDLGLDKIFEEVFGDRAEIIKALAYYFLENKNSKIQHFEKWAFNNYCGLNKVPSQGTISNILNKEIDDKTIAEFNTKWAKHAQSLLHNIKKVFVNLDGTNFNFSSPNIDIAEYGYAKDQENNPIINVVYLNDQHYGLPLFHDVYPGSITDQTQCSMVVEKANNLGFKDLCFVADRGYYSAENLSFIDKKGYKFVCMAKTYIKTIKELINKFKKDVYLNTANYIEDFDVYGIKSKEFVYKAINKKYNTFIFYSAAKSEREINYFKNVAKVLKKQFSNVKKVNEQMLLETKNYLTIEFDETTKRITNIGINKEKLQEVIDQSGYFVIVSNENLTPEEVLKIYKRRDNIEKTFKVLKSQCDLYKTYSTNSSIFSSKMLIGFISTIISSSIYHKTEELRSMDSNVTLPTILGELIKYIVVNEDGKIKRKYRLTSKQKRIYECFDIDENYVLKLIKKLNDQ
- the pgmB gene encoding beta-phosphoglucomutase produces the protein MIKGFVFDLDGVITDTAILHFEAWQAKVKELGIDYSFEENEKLRGLPRLDTLKAIINLKNPSLKVQEEKLIELCDAKNVLYKQLLEQKINKDSILPNIAKFLEDAKAKGIKLAIASSSYNAPLILEKLGLKDAFDYIVYPGDVKNGKPAPDIFILAAQGLGLSTNECVGFEDATAGIDGIVDANMHSVAITNGNNEDYSKADLILNSTNELDCAKILTFFNNKDK